A region from the Salvia splendens isolate huo1 chromosome 15, SspV2, whole genome shotgun sequence genome encodes:
- the LOC121767456 gene encoding uncharacterized protein LOC121767456, producing the protein MQAIGLLTRRSARVFRNPPPSLFNLVSMDSCCEFSSLRRGFRSAAFFSGNMHGGFSNVELFSRKDTIQIPPVSMMASSRLFSSEAPESGNASAADETVKEIYDKLLDSIAKRRTAPPNAWMWSLIAKCSTTEDIKLLFDILPKLRAFRLSNLRIPNDFNSALCRAVTQACVRAGAVDVGMKALWKHNLYGLTPDIGCAHQLLLHAKQHNDVKLMVKVIKVLMKNYIPLQPGTADIIFSICCNTDRWDLISKNGKRFVKSGVSLRQTSFDMWMEFAAKKGDVESLWKIENWRSQAMKKHSVSTGFSCAKGFLLEHKPDNAAAIIQVLYQTVSDLKRPSITVELQKLVSEWPLDVIKHQNDDNRKAFAAALQTDISELISALQSLGVRENVTLVQFGENGPISA; encoded by the exons ATGCAAGCTATTGGATTGTTAACGCGTAGGTCGGCTAGGGTTTTCAGAAACCCTCCGCCGAGTTTGTTCAACCTAGTGTCCATGGACTCGTGTTGTGAGTTCAGCTCACTGCGCCGCGGCTTTCGCTCTGCTGCGTTTTTCTCAG GGAATATGCACGGAGGTTTTTCAAATGTTGAATTATTTAGTCGAAAAGATACAATACAAATCCCACCAGTATCAATGATGGCATCGAGCAGATTGTTTTCTTCAGAAGCGCCAGAGAGTGGAAATGCTTCTGCTGCAGATG AGACAGTGAAGGAAATATATGATAAGTTGCTAGACAGTATTGCAAAGAGAAGAACTGCACCTCCGAATGCGTGGATGTGGTCGCTCATTGCTAAATGCTCTACCACAGAAGATATTAAGCTCTTGTTTGACATTCTGCCGAAACTTCGTGCTTTT AGACTCTCCAATCTTAGGATACCCAATGACTTTAACAGCGCACTTTGTAGGGCAGTTACACAGGCTTGTGTTCGTGCAGGAGCTGTTGACGTTG GTATGAAGGCACTGTGGAAACACAACTTATATGGATTGACTCCTGACATTGGCTGTGCTCACCAGCTCTTG TTGCACGCTAAACAACATAATGATGTGAAACTGATGGTCAAAGTAATTAAAGTTTTGATGAAAAATTATATACCTTTGCAACCTGGCACGGCGGATATAATTTTCAG CATATGTTGTAACACGGACAGATGGGATCTGATATCGAAGAATGGGAAAAGGTTTGTCAAATCAGGAGTAAGCCTCAGACAGACTTCATTTGACATGTGGATGGAATTCGCTGCCAAAAAAG GAGATGTTGAATCCTTGTGGAAGATTGAGAACTGGAGATCACAAGCTATGAAAAAGCATAGTGTTTCGACTGGATTTTCCTGTGCAAAG GGTTTCCTTCTTGAGCATAAGCCCGACAATGCCGCTGCTATCATTCAAGTGCTTTATCAG ACTGTTTCTGACCTCAAAAGGCCATCTATCACGGTTGAACTTCAGAAGCTAGTTAGCGAATGGCCTTTGGATGTTATAAAGCATCAAAATGACGACAACAGAAAG GCATTTGCTGCAGCATTACAAACAGATATCTCGGAGCTGATCAGTGCTCTACAAAGCTTGGGTGTGAGAGAAAACGTCACCCTGGTGCAGTTTGGCGAAAACGGACCCATCTCTGCTTAG
- the LOC121767457 gene encoding ATP-dependent Clp protease proteolytic subunit-related protein 4, chloroplastic-like: MASILFPTTRMRLNTTLSVPAPPPSSPSYRRPSPPTAFLSPFVGGSVSGDFAGLRIRPVSLIDNSSNSTSRGKRGVVTMVIPFSRGSAWEQPPPDLASYLYKNRIVYLGMSLVPSVTELILAEFLYLQYEDEEKPIYLYVNSTGTTKGGEKLGYETEAFAIYDVMRYVKPPIFTLCVGNAWGEAALLLAAGAKGNRSALPSSTIMIKQPIARFQGQATDVELMRKEVRNVKAELVKLYAKHVGKSPEQIEEDIRRPKYFSPSEAVEYGIIDKVLYNERSSEDRGVLSDLKKAQLI; encoded by the exons ATGGCTTCCATCCTGTTTCCGACTACCCGGATGAGACTAAACACCACACTAAGTGTACCCGCGCCTCCTCCTTCTTCGCCATCTTACCGTAGGCCATCTCCGCCCACcgcttttctctctccattcgttGGGGGTAGCGTCTCCGGTGACTTTGCCGGTCTAAGGATCCGACCCGTTTCCCTTATTGATAACTCCTCCAATTCGACCTCTCGAGGGAAGCGTGGCGTTGTTACTATG GTAATCCCTTTCTCCAGAGGAAGTGCTTGGGAGCAACCTCCACCAGATTTAGCATCATACTTGTACAAGAACCGCATTGTGTATTTGGGGATGTCTCTAGTTCCCTCTGTCACTGAACTGATACTTGCTGAATTCCTTTACCTACAATATGAAGATGAGGAAAAACCAATATATCTTTACGTCAATTCCACTGGGACGACCAAG GGTGGTGAGAAGTTGGGCTATGAGACAGAAGCGTTTGCAATATACGATGTTATGAG ATATGTGAAACCACCAATTTTTACGCTATGTGTGGGCAATGCATGGGGAGAAGCTGCACTTCTACTGGCTGCTGGTGCAAAGGGGAATCGATCTGCCTTACCCTCATCAACAATAATGATCAAGCAG CCAATTGCCAGGTTTCAGGGTCAAGCAACAGATGTAGAGCTTATGAGGAAAGAAGTTAGAAATGTGAAGGCTGAGTTG GTCAAACTCTACGCGAAACACGTTGGAAAATCACCTGAGCAGATCGAAGAAGACATAAGGCGTCCAAAATATTTTAGTCCTAGTGAGGCTGTTGAATATGGAATCATCGATAAG GTTCTGTACAATGAGAGGAGTAGTGAAGACAGAGGAGTTCTGTCGGATCTTAAGAAAGCTCAACTTATTTGA